A stretch of DNA from Armatimonadota bacterium:
ATCGATGGTTCGCCCGAAGGAGTCTCTCATCGTATCACTCCAGCAGTTCGTACCGCGTATTGCGCCGACGGGGCTCGTAGCCCGCGTCACGTATCAAGCGCTCCATCTCCGCAGCGGTCGGTATGAACTTGCTACCCGCAGCGGACACCACGTTCTCCTCGATCATCGTGGAGCCGAGGTCGTTAATACCGTATCCCAGCGCGATCTGCGTAATCTTCGGTCCTTGCGTAAGGACGGATGCCTGCAGGTTCGGTACGTTGTGTAGCATTAAACGGGCAACCGCTACTGTACGCAGATAGTCGTACCCCGTGGCTTTTTTGATGTGGGGCAGCTCGGTCTCTTCCGGCTGGAAGTTCCATGCGATAAAGGCACGGAAACCACCCGTTTCTGCTTGTAGTTCGCGGATGCGAATCAGATGCTCTACCCGGTCCTCTACTGTTTCCACGTGCCCGAACATCATGGTGGCGGTGCTGCTGATACCCAACCCGTGTGCGATACGCATACAATCCAGCCACTCGTCCACCGTATGCTTGTAGGGAGCAATCTGTCGGCGCACGCGGTCCACCAGAATCTCGCCACCACCGCCCGGGATAGATTGCAAGCCTGCCTGTTGTAACCTGCGCAGCGTCTGTTCGATACTGAGGCGAGAGATGTGGGCGATGTAGATAATCTCTGTTGGAGAGAGTGCGTGAATGATGACCTGCGGGAACCGCTCGCGGATGCTGGCGAACAGGTTCTCGTAATAGTCTAGTTTCAGGCGGGGGTTCAAGCCGCCCTGTATCAACACCTCCACACCACCCTTGTCCACCAGCTCCTGAATCTTGGCGAAAATTTCATCCAGTGGGAGCGTGTACCCCTCATCGTGTCCTGGCACGCGGTAGAAGGAACAGAACTTGCACCGCACCCAGCAGACGTTGGTGTAGTTGATGATTCGCCCAACCACGTAGGTCACGATGCGTTCGGGGTGAATACGCTCACGCACGGTGTTGGCAAGCGCCGCGATTTCAGGCAGGCGAGGATACCGGAACAGCCAAACTCCCTCTTCGAAGGTAAGGGACTCGCCTTCAACTACCTTGTCAGCAATATGCTCTATGGTGATGGTTTCACGCTCGGCTAAGACACGGCTCATCTTTATCCTCTCAAGAGTGTGTACTATCCATTATACCCTGTTGTGTAACGATGCAAAACGAATCCAGCCCCGGCGCATGCAAGCGGCACGACTGTGCTTCACATCCCCCTCCTGGTGCTTTGTTGAGATAAGAACTTGATATATTCACACCAAGCAACCGTAAGCGACGCCAGTCCTTTTGTCATGCTGAGCATCAGCAAAGCATCTCAAAGTATCGT
This window harbors:
- the mqnC gene encoding cyclic dehypoxanthine futalosine synthase, with protein sequence MSRVLAERETITIEHIADKVVEGESLTFEEGVWLFRYPRLPEIAALANTVRERIHPERIVTYVVGRIINYTNVCWVRCKFCSFYRVPGHDEGYTLPLDEIFAKIQELVDKGGVEVLIQGGLNPRLKLDYYENLFASIRERFPQVIIHALSPTEIIYIAHISRLSIEQTLRRLQQAGLQSIPGGGGEILVDRVRRQIAPYKHTVDEWLDCMRIAHGLGISSTATMMFGHVETVEDRVEHLIRIRELQAETGGFRAFIAWNFQPEETELPHIKKATGYDYLRTVAVARLMLHNVPNLQASVLTQGPKITQIALGYGINDLGSTMIEENVVSAAGSKFIPTAAEMERLIRDAGYEPRRRNTRYELLE